The DNA region AATTCCACGACATTCTCAGTGCATACCAACAATCAAGTACTGGTATTGGTTGATGGTTCCTTCATTCAAAAAGGCAATTTCAACTTTTATAAAAAGATTTTAAACAGCTCAGGAGGTACTCTGGCGCATTAATATATAACATTACGGCTAATACATCCAGAAACACACCCTAAAACAAGGAGAAAGAAATAGATAAAAAACATTTTATGATTAATAAGCTGGGAACCACATGTTTAGTGGGACCAAACATATCAAATAATATCATTTGCACTAATTATAGGGCAGTTAACGCTCACAACCAAGTACTGCACACCACAGTGCAGCATTAAAACAATTGGTCCCTTTGCATGATtcacaaataaaaataattcaGTCTTGTGTCTCCTACTGTTTAATGCGTCCCCTACCACTTAGTGCGTCAACACTAAAGCAAAAGGTTAAACTCACAACTATCTGTTGCCATTGTTAACAATTTCAAAGAGAATGAGTTTTACAACAGAGAGGTAATGAACATTGACTAaatttcagaaataattttgGAGATCATAAATTCACAATCTATCCCCAAAATTACACAAGATACACAAAGTGTACAACTTAATGAAACAacaatactcttttctttcTGTCACTATTAGTATTTGTAATTTTGTATCTGTAAATCCAACAATTCCAGCCAAATCATGAGGCATAACAGTAGGATTAGAATGGAGATTACAATAATCAAGTGCttagtaaaataaatattttgagtTAATATATATAAAGTGTTGTTATTActatcattttattattattattataacttAATCTACAAAAATTCAACCTCTGTACAAAGGAGACCGCTCCTGAACAACTTTAGACGCCTTGGACTGCCGGAAAACCTTCATCGGGCTCGGAAAGGACCACCCTCTCCCCTTCGTCCGCGGTCTCAATTCTCCATCGCCGCCAAAAACCGCCACCGACCTTGACCTCGCCATCACCGCCTTTTGACTCGCATCGCCGCCGTCGACGTCGAGTTCCTCCGCCAACACTTTCTTCACATCCCAGCCGTGCTCTGACTCGCTGCCCTTGTTGCTTCTCGGCGGCTTAAACATTGACCAAAACGACCTCGCAGACCTGCTCCCGTTAACAGCCGGCGATTCCCTCGCGGTACCAGGATCCAACACCCTATCACCACCAGAGAATCTCGACCGCGACCGGAGAAACGGAATCGCTAAGGAGCGCGAGCGACGGAGCCCTGGGTCCTTCTCGATGAGATTATTGACTTTTCCAACCGAGCCGGTGCCGTCTccagaggaggaggaagaggaggacgTGGCGGCGGAGCAGGAGCAGGGGCGGACGGTAGCGCAGTCAGGGCAGAGAATAACAAGGCGGTCACGGAGGCAGGTGGCGCAGATTCCGGTCTTCCTCCGCTTGGAAGGGTGTTTGGTGCACTTCCAAACCTCTTCTTCGTCGATGTATAACGCCATTTTCGTCTTCCAGGTtgagctttttctctctctgtTATTCTTTGTTGGTGAATcgtttttttttctgagttgCGTGGGTGAGGAATATAAAAGAAGTGTAGTTAACCATGGTTAAGGATATGAGGGGGCATTGTTAACTAGGGTTAGTAATAGTGACTGTTTGGTGAACAAACGCCGCGTTTTGAGTAACGGTTCGGGTCAATTGCTTTGAATGATGGTGAGTGGGGGAgtggttattttattttatgattaTGATTTGGTCCCTGGTCAGGTTCAAATTAACAGGAAAGCCATTGGTgagtgttttaacttttaaaagaAAGAGGTGAAGGGGATGGGAGGGAGTTGTCGTCGTGGGCATTTTCACATCTGTGATGGGACTTCTAAGCAACCAAACAGCGAATGATAGGGTTCCACTATCAGTAAGATTATTACTTCATAATGCTCACTTTTCATATTACTCTTCATTGATTTTTACCTTGATCTGAATAATAAAACAAGAAAATCAATATATATGTTCATTTCTTTTAGGGTTAATCATCTACTTGGTCCCCGCCTTTGTCTCgtcgtctgaaattagtccctcctcggaaaatttacaaatctgggtcctctcgtttgcaataagtctggagccggtcctcgccggagcccggtgatgaataggcatgctgactagataaatgaggctgacgtggcaagagaaaaaaaattaaaaaattacatgtcaaATTAATTACCCAAATaaaccctaaattaattaacaaaatcaattccccaAATTAATTCTAAACAAAATCAGTTCCCCAAATGAAttctaaacaaaatcaattccccTAACCAGCCACCACGTCCCTTTTCATCTTCACCTACGAACCCAGCCACCATCACCCAGAAATCCACCCCCACCTCCAGCAAGCTCAACAACCCACCAACCCCACCCATACCCAGCCACCGAGAAACCACCACCCAAACCCAACCAGACCCGccagtcaccaccaccaccctgaaacccacccccacctccTGCAACCTTAACAACCCAGCAACCATTTACTTCCCTTTTCATACGACGACCACACGAACACCAAAGAGAGActgacaaagaaagaagaagaagaagcaaaacaAGAGCAAAGGGCAGATCGAGAGCCTCGCGCCGCCGTCACCTCCTCTTCTCCAGACCTTGTCTGTGCCATCGCCATCTCCCTCTCCGATCTGAAGCTCTACACGCCACCACCTCCGATTGCCTTCGTCGCTGCTGCTTCTTGCTGCCCTAACCCAGCGCCGCCGTCACCAATCTCCACCTCGTGAAGCTCCGACGACGgcgagggtgagggtgaggtggGTGTGTGTCGAGCTGGAGAAAGTCGCGGTTATGGTTGGGGGTggaggttgaggttgaggtttTAGTGAGTGGTGGTGGGCGTTTGTTGGGGGTGGTGGCTGTTGGGGTTGgggtggtgaagaagaagagatgatgaagaggagagaagaagaagaaacagaagcAGGGAACCCTAATTTGGGGAAATTGGGAATGATCTTAGGGTTTGAAATTGGGATTTGGGTTAATTTAGGGGGATTTGGGTTAATTAAatcgtttatttattttttattttattttttattttttttaatgccaCGTCAGAAAAAATTATCTAGTCAGCAAGCCTATtgatcactcgccggagctcccaACTCCGAtgaggacctgctccacacactttccaaacgtgaggacttagatttttaaattttccggggagggactaatttcagacggcgacacaaccacagggacgaattagaggattaaccctttCTTTTAAAGTACTAATATATACATCACTAGAATAGTCCATAGAATTTTGATGTTAATTATATGCTTAATTACTAATTTCATATACaagtttggtttttttttaaataacaacTTATTatgaaaagtaaaataaacacaatatttaaaaatacttttttcttttgaattttttgttgactttatctttatttgaatgaataaataaatttcCATAGACTTTTCACTTGTTATTAGTCTTTGACAATCAAATGAATTAGTCAAATTCTCATTTGAATTTTCAAGTGCTTTGAGTTTCAGCTTAGAAAGAAAAGGAACTTAGAGTTTCAAATTAGAAAATATTTGTTTTATGACAAAAAGATATAAAAGGCGAACCATCAATTTTATGCAAGACTTTATCGTTTTATAAGGTTAATAACTTGAAGTCTTGAATATGAGATACAAGTATGCAATATAACTTTCTTTACATTTACCATTAACTTGGTATCGCACAATAAATATATAGCCATCAAACTAATCTCTCATTCAACAGCTGATGCATTAAGTGGTAAAAATTTGATAATTGAGTTTTTTCCATTCACAATAGTAAAAACTAAAACTCTAGATCCCTCACTTAGAGATAAAATATTGAACTACTATATTAATCGTTCTTTAACTATAACTTAATTTTCCCGGACTGATTATTTTTCAATATTGTAAGATTTACATAACTCAATTGTTATGGGATTCAACAAAATACGTAGTAACTTTAAAAGGGTCAAAGCCATTGAATCATTGGATTTGCGATTGTTGGGTTGAGGAAGCCACGTGCAAAGACAACGACAATAGAGGCAGGGAGGAGCAACACATCTTTGACAAAATCTCGATAGCGCATCTAGTTATACGATGCATTCTACACTTGGGttattaaattaataatgtcAATATTTATCAGCTCCATTTAATAGGAGATTAGCAGGAGAAATTTTCAAACCCATAGAATTCAGATTCAAATGGAATGCGAGAAGTCTTCATGTGCCAAAAGTTTAGTAGTATAATATTAAAGAAGGAACATGAAAGGAAATTATTAACTTTGCTCCTGAGTTATCATTTATAGACATCTATTGAGTGTAGATAAGATATTCTCAAACATAAATGAagagaaaatatcaaaatagATAAGTAATAGTATGTAATAAGAAGTGAGAAATATAGAGAAAAGTAATGTATTTATAAGTCTCTATACTATTTAAATATATAACTCTTGACCCCTAGATGGTGATAGAAGTTGATTGTGATGAAAACATTTTGTTGTGGCTATTTTTTGACAATCATTTTATTTGATGTTTTGTTGGGAGGTCTTTTCGAAGAGACGCTTGTGGTAAACGGTTTAATGCTTTAATAGATTTGCAAGTTGTGAGCATGACCCACTTACTACTAAGTACTAGTAGTAGTTAATTATTACCTCTCAAAGTACACTAATTCATACCGTCCGAATTTCAGTGGTACTAATTGCGGACGTTTTGTTTTGCACGCAGTTTCTTTttggactcagataataatactTAAAGAAAATATGTTAGTAATATTGATTTTAACAACCTCTTTTTAATACTCATTGttgatttattaaaattatgtgGGGTTCACTTAAAAAAAGGGATTTCAcctccaattaaaaaaaatcacatgaaTTTCCATcacttaataaaaaatattggaAAAAGAGTGTTAGAATCAGTGTTACCGACTAATCTCAAATTAGAATTACTAGCTCGGCtttaacttatttttaatttgggtGGAGTCAGGGCTTGgttattttttttggtcaaaagggcttggctttttttttttggtcgaaggGGCTTGGCTTGAACAGTTGAACTTGAATCAGCTAGGCTTCAAATGTactctttgaccaaaaaaaggCTTCATATGTACTGCAAGAAAAGGGCCATATAGCCTAGTATAGAAATGCGGGCCTGACAACTCGCATTTTAATCGGCCCAACTCACCCAAGAGACATTATAATAAATTAATGATTGTTCTATAAACAAACATTAGACATTTATCTTGATAAACAAACAAATATTGCAGGAGTGGTGTTGTGGACTTGTGGTAGGTAGCAGAGTATTGTGACAAGAGTTTTTCACCATTAGAGAGAAATAAACTTATCTTtgattgtttatatatttctttaattattattatttatttattg from Lotus japonicus ecotype B-129 chromosome 2, LjGifu_v1.2 includes:
- the LOC130740143 gene encoding uncharacterized protein LOC130740143, whose translation is MALYIDEEEVWKCTKHPSKRRKTGICATCLRDRLVILCPDCATVRPCSCSAATSSSSSSSGDGTGSVGKVNNLIEKDPGLRRSRSLAIPFLRSRSRFSGGDRVLDPGTARESPAVNGSRSARSFWSMFKPPRSNKGSESEHGWDVKKVLAEELDVDGGDASQKAVMARSRSVAVFGGDGELRPRTKGRGWSFPSPMKVFRQSKASKVVQERSPLYRG